In the genome of Natronorubrum daqingense, the window TGGCTACGAGCGGAAAAAGCGTGTGCGGCGGCAATGGAGTGGCTTCGTTCCCGCGTCTCAGTTCTCGTCGTCGTCGACGATGACTTCGACGGGGTCGTCCTGGGTCTCTTGTTCTTGACTCGAGGTGCTCTGTTCTTGGTGCCAGAGGAGGACGCCGGCGACGAGGACGACGACCCACGAGCGCCAGTTCGCGAGGTTCAGCGTGTAGCCGACGCCGAACGGTTTCTCGACGAGCATGCCCTTGCCCGGTTTCCAGTACGACGAGAGCATGCGGCTCATGCTTGGTCGTTCGAAGTTGTACGGTACCCCGAGAATTTCTCCGGACGTCGGTTTGTCTGCCATGGGCGAATGTACGGCGTCCCCTAATATGAGTATTGGGTGCTCGTCTCCATGGTCGAAACAGGGGTGGTCGTGTTCGAGGGAGTGGCGGCGGTGCAAACTCGCCGTCGATCACCGTCGCTGGCGGGCCCGAACTGTTTTGTTCGCGTCCGTCGAGAATCGGCTATGAAACGCAACGTCGGCCGGAGAGACCGTATCGTGAGAGGGGTCCTCGGTATTTGGCTCCTCGTCGTCGCGAGCGCAGCGTTCTCCGAGGACAAGTACGACAGAGCCGCGATCGCGGCGATTGCCGGCCTCGGGCTCCTCCAAAATGCACTGACCAGTTTCTGTGGCGGGAATTTCCTGTTCGGCATCGATACGACGAGCGACGCCGAATAACGCTCACTCCTCGACGTACCGACCGCGGCCTTCGATATCTCGCAGGCGCTCGAGGACGCGCTCGTGGCCCACCTCACGATACCCCGCTTGGACAGCATCACGAAGCAGTTCGGGATCGTCCGCGGTGCCAACCAGACTCTGATCGAAGACGTGGAGGTCCATCGCGTAGTCTTCGACGTGGTCGGTGTGATAGCCGAGGCCGAAATCGATGAGGAACGTCCGTTCGGGACTCACGCGAACGTTTCGCGTCGTCGGATCGCCGTGGACGAACCCCGCTTCGTGGAGCGTCGCGAGGTGTCGACCCACGGCACGAACCCGCTCGCGAGACAACCCGTCGCGGAGGTCCGCGTCGCCGACGTACTCGAGTTCGAGCGTCGCCTCAAGTGGATCGACGTCGGAGAGCACGGGCGTCGGAACCCCCTCGCGGCGAGCGAGACTCGTGAGTCGGGCCTCGAGCGTCGTCCGTTCGCGTCTGAGACGGTCGTCGAGGACGGGATGACGGTACGTTTTGGCCACCCGACGCTTACGGACGCGTCCCGCCGTCGGATCGAGGTCGACGAGCGCCTCCGCGCCTCGAACCTCGGTTTCGTCCTCGCCACGACCGACCACCAGTTCGGATTCGTCGCTGCGCCACGTGACCGGGACCTGATCGGGTCGGTAGTTCGGATCGACGCGCGAGTCCTCGAGCGCGATCGTCTCGCCGGCGTCGTACATCTTCGCACCGAGGACGGCGATCATCCCGGCGTTGTCCCGGAGGAATCGAGGCTCGGGCGCGTGGAAGTCGGCCCCGCGTTGGTCGCACATGTCCGCGAGCATCTCGCGCAGTCGGGCGTTCTGGCCGACGCCGCCACCCAGGACGAGTTCGTCGCTCCCGGTCAACGAGAGCGCGCGCTCGGAGACTTCGGTGAGCATAGCGAAGACGTTCTCTTGGAGTGAGAAACAGACGTCCTCGAGAGGCGTTCCATCGTCGGACGCCTGCTTCGCCGCGCTCATAATTCCCGAGAACGAGAAATCCATTCCCTTGACGACGTATGGGAGGTCGACGTACTCGCCGTCTTTCGCGGCCCGCTCGACTTTCGGGCCGCCGGGGTGTGACCAGCCGACGTGGCGCGTGAACTTATCGATCGCGTTTCCGACGCCCGTATCCATCGTTTCGCCGAGGACGCGGTAGCGACCGTTTCGATACGCCAGCAGGTGGGCGTTCGCCCCGCTCGCGTTCAAACAGACCGGCGAGTCGAACTCGGCCGTGTGCCGGCCGATCTCGAGGTGGGCGACCATGTGATTGACGCCGACGAGAGGTACCGAGAGCGTCTGGCTCAGCGTGCGTGCGGCCGTTCCGACGATTCGCAGGCAGGGGCCGAGTCCGGGGCCCTGTGAGAAGGCGACGGCGTCGATGGGCGAATCCCGCTGGCTCGAAGAAGAGCGCTCGCTACCGTCTGTTGCTCGGGGCTCACTCGCGCTGTCAGCCGTTTCTCGGGCGTGTTCGAGGACGTCCGCCACGACCCGCGGGATCGCCTCGTGCATGTGTTCTGCGGCCTCGCGCGGATGGATGCCGCCGCTGTCGGGTTCGTACGCGTCGCTCTGGATGTATACGTCGTCGGACTCAGAATCGTACAGCGCCGCGCTGGCCGCCCAGGCGGTGCCTTCGATCCCGAGAATTCTGGTAGTAGAACTCACGTATCGTGTCTACGCGCTCGAGGTCGAAACTGACCGAGCGCAGTGGTTGGCTCCGTTACTCCCACTCGGTGTAGCCACACTTACCGCAGTGCGTGCGGTCACCGTGGTCTGCGAGGAACGCGTCTCCGCATCGTGGACACTGTTCTCGCTCCGTGGTTCCGTCGTCGCCGTAGAGTTCGTGTCGGGCCATCTTAGGCTTCCTCCGCTTCGGCTTCCGCGTCGGCATCAGCCTCAGCCTCTGCGTCGGCTTCTTCGTCGCCGATCTTGTTTCGCTCGAGCATGTGGTCTTGCTCGACGTCTCGGGCGTTGTCAGCCGTCTCGTAGACCTTCGCCTGTCCGACCGTCTTTCGCATACCGAATTTGGTGTCGAGTTTACGGACGACGACCTCGTCGGCGTCCTTGTTCAGTTTCGCCGCGAGGCTGTCGCGAACCTGCAGTCGCGACGGCGTCGCGTCCTCGTGGACCAGTTCGAAGGTTACGTCGGTACGATGCAACATGGGATTTTCCGTTTCGGAAACGATGTCGACGTCCATGATATCACTCAGTTACACTACTATCCCCGTGTAGCGCCTAAAAGGATTTCGAAGCACTCACCGACTTCGACCGGAGAACGATGGGACCGCCACCGAATCAGGCGCAACCGACATCAAATTCAGGCGCGACCGACACCGGATCGGAGACACGTCACTCGAGAACGACTAGTCCGCGCGGCGTCTGGGACTCGTAGCCGTCCGTCCACTCGAGTTGCAGTCGTTCCCAGCGGTCGCCGAAGTCGTCGCTCCGGAAGAGTCCGCGGTTATTCAGCGCGTAGACGCTCCCTTCGTTGGTGGTATCGAAGACGGCTCTGACGACACCCGACCCCGTCGGCAATCCGCGGTCGTCGAGTCGGGTCCACGCCTCGCCGTCGGTTTTTCGGTAGACGTACGATTCGGCTGTGTCGACGCTGTGCGCGCTCGAGGCACCGCTCGCACTCGAGACGATCACGGC includes:
- a CDS encoding DUF5808 domain-containing protein, whose translation is MADKPTSGEILGVPYNFERPSMSRMLSSYWKPGKGMLVEKPFGVGYTLNLANWRSWVVVLVAGVLLWHQEQSTSSQEQETQDDPVEVIVDDDEN
- a CDS encoding YgaP family membrane protein, with protein sequence MKRNVGRRDRIVRGVLGIWLLVVASAAFSEDKYDRAAIAAIAGLGLLQNALTSFCGGNFLFGIDTTSDAE
- a CDS encoding bifunctional N(6)-L-threonylcarbamoyladenine synthase/serine/threonine protein kinase — encoded protein: MSSTTRILGIEGTAWAASAALYDSESDDVYIQSDAYEPDSGGIHPREAAEHMHEAIPRVVADVLEHARETADSASEPRATDGSERSSSSQRDSPIDAVAFSQGPGLGPCLRIVGTAARTLSQTLSVPLVGVNHMVAHLEIGRHTAEFDSPVCLNASGANAHLLAYRNGRYRVLGETMDTGVGNAIDKFTRHVGWSHPGGPKVERAAKDGEYVDLPYVVKGMDFSFSGIMSAAKQASDDGTPLEDVCFSLQENVFAMLTEVSERALSLTGSDELVLGGGVGQNARLREMLADMCDQRGADFHAPEPRFLRDNAGMIAVLGAKMYDAGETIALEDSRVDPNYRPDQVPVTWRSDESELVVGRGEDETEVRGAEALVDLDPTAGRVRKRRVAKTYRHPVLDDRLRRERTTLEARLTSLARREGVPTPVLSDVDPLEATLELEYVGDADLRDGLSRERVRAVGRHLATLHEAGFVHGDPTTRNVRVSPERTFLIDFGLGYHTDHVEDYAMDLHVFDQSLVGTADDPELLRDAVQAGYREVGHERVLERLRDIEGRGRYVEE
- a CDS encoding 30S ribosomal protein S27ae: MARHELYGDDGTTEREQCPRCGDAFLADHGDRTHCGKCGYTEWE
- a CDS encoding 30S ribosomal protein S24e; translation: MDVDIVSETENPMLHRTDVTFELVHEDATPSRLQVRDSLAAKLNKDADEVVVRKLDTKFGMRKTVGQAKVYETADNARDVEQDHMLERNKIGDEEADAEAEADADAEAEAEEA